In one Pseudomonas tensinigenes genomic region, the following are encoded:
- a CDS encoding ornithine cyclodeaminase, whose product MTLFIDVDDAARLFTQVGIRRAIREMAGYIEADYARWAQFDKSPRTANHSADGVIELMPTDDGQQYSFKYVNGHPNNGQQNLLTVMAFGLLADVQSGYPTLLSELTLTTAVRTAATSALVAQSLARPGATSMALIGNGAQSEFQALAFHEMLGINEIRIFDIDRDASLKLKHNLAAFPDIEVILASSVKDAVKGADIVTTVTADKAYATILTPEMIEPGMHINAVGGDCPGKTELHADILRNARVIVEFEPQTRIEGDIQQLEADSPVIEFFRIVLGEVAGRENDAQVTVFDSVGFALEDFSSLRYLKDLAQAQQIGQRIHLVPTPANIKNLFQLLDPQPAKASRLRTVS is encoded by the coding sequence ATGACGCTTTTTATTGACGTCGATGATGCTGCACGCCTGTTCACCCAAGTCGGCATCCGCCGCGCCATTCGCGAAATGGCCGGCTACATCGAAGCGGACTACGCACGCTGGGCGCAGTTTGATAAATCGCCGCGCACGGCCAATCACTCGGCAGACGGTGTGATCGAGTTGATGCCCACCGACGATGGCCAGCAGTACTCATTCAAATACGTGAATGGCCACCCGAACAACGGCCAGCAGAATTTGCTCACGGTCATGGCTTTCGGTCTTCTGGCGGATGTGCAAAGTGGCTATCCGACGCTGCTCAGCGAACTGACCTTGACCACCGCCGTGCGCACCGCAGCCACCTCCGCGCTGGTGGCGCAATCGCTGGCTCGCCCGGGTGCGACCTCGATGGCCCTGATCGGCAACGGTGCGCAAAGTGAATTTCAGGCGCTGGCCTTTCACGAAATGTTGGGCATCAATGAAATCCGCATTTTCGATATTGATCGCGACGCTTCGCTCAAGTTGAAACACAACCTCGCGGCGTTCCCGGACATCGAAGTGATTCTGGCCAGCTCGGTGAAGGACGCGGTCAAGGGCGCGGACATCGTCACCACGGTCACCGCCGACAAAGCCTACGCAACCATTCTGACGCCGGAGATGATCGAGCCCGGCATGCACATCAATGCGGTCGGCGGTGACTGCCCGGGTAAAACCGAACTGCACGCCGACATCCTGCGCAACGCTCGGGTCATCGTCGAGTTCGAGCCGCAAACGCGCATTGAAGGCGACATTCAGCAACTGGAAGCCGATTCCCCGGTGATCGAGTTTTTCCGCATTGTGCTGGGCGAAGTGGCCGGACGCGAAAACGATGCGCAGGTGACGGTGTTCGATTCGGTAGGTTTTGCCCTGGAAGACTTTTCCTCACTGCGCTACTTGAAAGACCTGGCTCAGGCACAGCAAATCGGCCAGCGCATCCACCTGGTGCCGACACCGGCCAACATCAAAAACCTCTTCCAACTGCTCGATCCGCAACCGGCCAAGGCCTCGCGTCTGCGCACCGTCAGTTGA